The Pan troglodytes isolate AG18354 chromosome 8, NHGRI_mPanTro3-v2.0_pri, whole genome shotgun sequence genome window below encodes:
- the TCF7L2 gene encoding transcription factor 7-like 2 isoform X46 has translation MSNKVPVVQHPHHVHPLTPLITYSNEHFTPGNPPPHLPADVDPKTGIPRPPHPPDISPYYPLSPGTVGQIPHPLGWLVPQQGQPVYPITTGGFRHPYPTALTVNASMSRFPPHMVPPHHTLHTTGIPHPAIVTPTVKQESSQSDVGSLHSSKHQDSKKEEEKKKPHIKKPLNAFMLYMKEMRAKVVAECTLKESAAINQILGRRWHALSREEQAKYYELARKERQLHMQLYPGWSARDNYGKKKKRKRDKQPGETNEHSECFLNPCLSLPPITDLSAPKKCRARFGLDQQNNWCGPCSL, from the exons TCGAACAAAGTGCCAGTGGTGCAGCACCCTCACCATGTCCACCCCCTCACGCCTCTTATCACGTACAGCAATGAACACTTCACGCCAGGAAACCCACCTCCACACTTACCAGCCGACGTAGACCCCAAAACAG GAATCCCACGGCCTCCGCACCCTCCAGATATATCCCCGTATTACCCACTATCGCCTGGCACCGTAGGACAAATCCCCCATCCGCTAGGATGGTTAGTACCACA GCAAGGTCAACCAGTGTACCCAATCACAACAGGAGGATTCAGACACCCCTACCCCACAGCTCTGACCGTCAATGCTTCCATGTCCAG GTTCCCTCCCCATATGGTCCCACCACATCATACGCTACACACGACGGGCATTCCGCATCCGGCCATAGTCACACCAACAGTCAAACAGGAATCGTCCCAGAGTGATGTCGGCTCACTCCATAGTTC AAAGCATCAGGACtccaaaaaggaagaagaaaagaagaagcccCACATAAAGAAACCTCTTAATGCATTCATGTTGTATATGAAGGAAATGAGAGCAAAGGTCGTAGCTGAGTGCACGTTGAAAGAAAGCGCGGCCATCAACCAGATCCTTGGGCGGAGG TGGCATGCACTGTCCAGAGAAGAGCAAGCGAAATACTACGAGCTGGCCCGGAAGGAGCGACAGCTTCATATGCAACTGTACCCCGGCTGGTCCGCGCGGGATAACTAT ggaaagaagaagaagaggaaaagggacAAGCAGCCGGGAGAGACCAATG aaCACAGCGAATGTTTCCTAAATCCTTGCCTTTCACTTCCTCCGATTACAG ACCTGAGCGCTCCTAAGAAATGCCGAGCGCGCTTTGGCCTTGATCAACAGAATAACTGGTGCGGCCCTTGCAG TCTTTGA